From the Brassica napus cultivar Da-Ae chromosome A8, Da-Ae, whole genome shotgun sequence genome, one window contains:
- the LOC106447714 gene encoding uncharacterized protein LOC106447714 gives MSIKHVFFFMVFVCVVVSANAQLPQFPIPFPFPLPFQPSPGIPGLPDVAKCWSSVMDIPGCIIEIYTSILTGQFGHIGPSCCKAFLEAEANCLPKLPFNPLFPLKEQCSRIANAAPPTTK, from the coding sequence ATGtctattaaacatgtttttttctttatggtGTTTGTCTGTGTTGTAGTCTCTGCCAATGCTCAACTACCCCAGTTTCCCATCCCTTTTCCTTTTCCACTCCCATTTCAACCAAGTCCCGGTATTCCCGGACTACCTGATGTAGCAAAATGTTGGTCTTCAGTGATGGATATTCCAGGATGCATTATAGAGATTTACACATCCATACTCACAGGACAATTCGGACATATAGGTCCTTCCTGTTGCAAAGCATTTTTGGAAGCCGAAGCCAATTGCTTACCGAAACTTCCATTCAACCCACTATTTCCTCTCAAAGAACAATGTTCAAGAATTGCTAACGCAGCTCCTCCTACCACAAAATAG
- the LOC125577002 gene encoding uncharacterized protein LOC125577002, which yields FFLYVCFCVVVSANAQLPQFSIPFPFPLPFQPSPGIPGLPDVAKCWSSVMDIPGCIIEIYTSILTGQFGHIGPYCCKAFLEAEANCLPKLPFNPLFPLKEQCSRIANAAPPTTK from the coding sequence ttttttctttatgtgtGTTTCTGTGTTGTAGTCTCTGCCAATGCTCAACTACCCCAGTTTTCCATCCCATTTCCTTTTCCACTCCCATTTCAACCAAGTCCCGGTATTCCCGGACTACCTGATGTAGCAAAATGTTGGTCTTCAGTGATGGATATTCCAGGATGCATTATAGAGATTTACACATCCATACTCACAGGACAATTCGGACATATAGGTCCTTACTGTTGCAAAGCATTTTTGGAAGCCGAAGCCAATTGCTTACCGAAACTTCCATTCAACCCACTTTTTCCTCTCAAAGAACAATGTTCAAGAATTGCTAACGCAGCTCCTCCTACCACAAAATAG